From Lucilia cuprina isolate Lc7/37 chromosome 4, ASM2204524v1, whole genome shotgun sequence:
ACTTCGAGatgaaaacaataaacaaaattataacagTAATTTTGGCCGTGTACGAAGCTCACCAAACGGTCATTCGCGCAAAAATTGGTCAACACAACATCCCTTGTATCAGGGTGGACGACAGCCAAGCGGTGGATCTTCTTCTGGTCCCATACGTCGTGGTGAGGCTCCCTCTAGCGTAGGAGAGAGTGGAATAAGCGGCGGCGGTGGAGGTAGTGGTGGTGGTAACGTCTCAAGCGCCGGTCGCTATGGGGATCGTAGGAACAATTACGCATCTTCCAGGCATGAACACGACAGTGGATCTTTTGACTACCGCGAAGAAAGCACTACTAGAAGTGTAGAGGCAATTGACAGAGCTGCTGCTGTTGAATCACCACAAGCGGTCTTAGAGGAACTTCGcgataaaaacaattataatccGGCTGAAATTGATTTAGATCGAGCCACATCGGCCAGGTAAAGTATTACGccctataataaaataataattttaatttttttaataaattacaaactaCGTAATTACAGGTTCTTTGTTATTAAGTCGTACTCAGAAGTTGATGTACATCGCAGCATAAAGTATGAAATCTGGTGCTCAACTGATCACGGAAACAAGAGACTTGATGATGCCTTTAAAGAACGCAGCAAGGATGGGGGCAACATTCTGctctttttttctgtaaatgGTTCAGGTCATTTCTGCGGTATGGCTCAAATGATGACTTCGGTGGATTACAACTCAACGTCTAGCGTTTGGTCGCAAGACAAATGGAGAGGCAAGTTTAAAGTTAAGTGGATATATGTCAAAGATGTGCCCAACAAAGAGCTGCGCCACATAACTCTCGAAAATAACGAAAACAAGCCTGTAACAAATTCTCGCGACACACAGGAAGTTCCCCATGCAAAGGGTATTGAGGTCTTACAAATTCTACATACGTTTAAACATAAGACCTCCATATTTGACGACTTTTACCACTACGAAAAGAAGCAAGAAGAGGAAATGTCTTCAAAGAAACCTCCTGGTGGCTATGATGGCGGCCCCCCTACAACTATTGGTCGTAATTTCAACATGCGCCAAAACGACGATAGAGAACGCGATCGTGATCGGGAACGTGACCGTGACCGAGATGGTCGTGCTCTTGGTAGTGGCGGAGGTGTTCAAAAATATTTCGGGGAAAGTTCTTCATTTCGGAGTGAGAGAAATAACTCCTATCGCGGTGGTTATAATACATACAATGATCACCGTCGTTTTGATAGTCACCGAAGTGGTGATCGTGGAGATTTTAGAGACACAGATGCCGATCGAGAGAACAATGAACAATACAATAATTCAAGCCGACACATGTCGAAATACGATTATAATCGTGGGCGAGGTGGAGACGAGCGAGCGCTGCCAAAACACAATAATCGGGAGCGGGACTTTCCGGATGAACAGCACATTAAAAGCGAGTCGTCACGCATTCGCTCTGGACCAAGAGAAACTCAAAAAGTTAGTAAAATTTaaccatttatttttaacttaacaaGTACACAAATGTACAATTGTACATCAGACTGCACCGTTCAATAGTAATTTTGggaaaataatttagaaattaataCCTTTGTCtctaaaatttatacatatatcgaGGACTAATATTCGATAGTCGCAAAGCATCAGTTtcacaaatttcttaaaaaagaaacatgaaaaatattctcgaataatattaaaatcaataatattcttgaataaataatattctcgAACTATCGAAATAAAGAGTTTTTTTGCGCTGTTGAAAACATGTGTTATGTGCTGCTaactattttgttattttttgtagttAGTTTAAGGTACATACACCTATTGAAACATATttccttatattttttaaaacatttgtacgatttagaaaaaattagcTTTTTATCATTGGTGATACTgttctaataaattttcttaatgcaatatttttaaataacttttttgtaaatatttttttaaattcaacacccctatatttaaactaaacaaattatccgtatattataatttttgaactTAAACGTGtcctaaaatttgtatataatttgtgcATTTAcagatacattttaaaatttttaacaactcGTTACTAATTTAACCGGTTATTTTGAACTTTAATATAGTATAATAAACAGAAGATAAtggaatatatacaattttagatCATTTTGTATAAACTTTTCTTCATTAGGTACtcgttttaaataagtttttttattttaatagcatAATTGGTATCAGCATTATTCGTAcacttattttaaatgtaaacgaagtaaaaatttaaaagcctTGAAAGTAGTCATGATAACATTAGTAATGAGAATACAACTCATATGAGTTAACATATGTTAATGCACCGTTGTATTTAAGTGCTGTCTCCTTTTACTATTTTTCTTCTGTACGGAAATTTGACTGTGGTTAATTTGCGCACACATcgcatatttttatacccatacCACTTTTGTGGGGAGGGTATGTTGGGTTTGTGCTTATTTTTATTACGCACTTATTGGTCctatactcaccttaaagtataccaatcggatcagaATTCTGACTCGATATAGCAATGTCCGCCTGtatatgtaaaccttgtaatcaaattacatgtcgcaattttgaagataattcatgATGttttattgtcccagggacgaagcctattgaaaatggtctattatttcacctatccccTATGTAACTGAATCTCCGAAAGTAAACCGTGTTATCAAACTAAAGGTCAATTCGgacataatttaatgaaatttatcacatgatcttttatggtaccgtgggcgaagcctattgaaaacagttaacatcggtccattatatcacctagcccccattcaACTGAACTCTCCAAATAGgccttttaagttcataattatatttattatactcatatctttaaaaaaagctgcaaaaccaagttctatacaagcctttatgaccctcatgaactttataactaTAGGGCTTTATTCGGCCCcaagcccctataaaaagccccgaaatgcaaaatattaaagtttccAAACGGAGAAAATATCGATTCGAAAAGAAATAGGGGCGATtgattaatacatatgtatgtatttaaatgtgtgtgtgATAGTTGTATATTACCATTgtgtatattattaataattaaatctaTTTATTATTACAGGACAACGAATATCCCAACTCAGACCGCATTCGGGGCACTGACTACTGATCAGTATAAAAAGATCAgctaaattttattgataaccATAGAAGACAAACTAATACAAATAAACAGATACACATGCATTCAACACAccgatgtatttttatgtacatgGACGTAAGATGCTAATGGGTACGAACCAGTATGTATTGCATGCCCAACATAAACGAAAAGCAGTTCAGAGGATAATTAATTGTTGAATGCGCAATGGATTTGTGTTGTcgctataaattttatttcattattttctaataattattaATCAACACTTATAAAACGGAAATCAATTTGCAGCATTATATGCCTGAAACCAACAGCAAAAAGCATCAAGTATAAAcaccaataacaaaaaatatacataaaataagcAACTGCTTAAGAATTTTATTACGATtacaattcaaaaataaaaaacgaaaaatagaaacaaaaaacaagaataaTTAAATATGCATCTTTCTAGGGatctattaaatgtattttaaatgccGATTTTTACTCCATACCGTTGCAATTAGTTAAGcatcaaaaatcaatttacgttaataaaaaacaaaaaattaaaaatatatataaatataaatattataaataaataaactaattaattaatgattaattatAATAACGATGATTatgataaacaaatattaagaggaaaaataaacaaacaaacataaacaaaaaagagagaaacaAAACTAACGATAATATTTTTACgtaattatttattagtttataatGATTATTCTAATTTTGATCGAttgattattaattattaattgaaaatataagagagaaaacaagaaaataataatttaattattgataaattttcaaagGTTTGCTAAAGTCATTCCTTGTAGTTGcactgtaataaataaaaaagaacatacaaaaagataaaaagtaacaaaaccACACTCAGTTTAATAAAGAATCAACATTAAGAAATTATTTGCATCATATTATTGTATGTACAAgtttaattatgtatattaCTACATGAAGTAAATTTTCATCTTATATAcctaaaaaataagaaaattaaaaaaaaacaatatataatctgtatattttatttcttaatttgcaTTGCCATGACCTGGTtaacactgggaaactttttgtgtg
This genomic window contains:
- the LOC111680579 gene encoding YTH domain-containing family protein — its product is MSSGVSDQMKVPGNTAKNVEERNIPWSQQVDEAASYENLASPINEENSSAANQSSSSMQFQYPPFNAKENQSNTAPWGNYKSRKSSTQSSTSNYDNNKKYNKPAFYNNSKRDDYQPNAWGTNNSRRSDNVSGNYNRARHEESGRYDNYNSEKLDNRPSANNAPDEKKTSAAPAAAAPKKTTWASIASQPAKLTSRTTLTTSSHKKKGPGMPPPPMVPGKHNLDVNTWDLPNNNPPPVPSPPPPIDLGSNEINSDFSPGIGSDFDLGSRPDNNSGHNKGQDVLRDENNKQNYNSNFGRVRSSPNGHSRKNWSTQHPLYQGGRQPSGGSSSGPIRRGEAPSSVGESGISGGGGGSGGGNVSSAGRYGDRRNNYASSRHEHDSGSFDYREESTTRSVEAIDRAAAVESPQAVLEELRDKNNYNPAEIDLDRATSARFFVIKSYSEVDVHRSIKYEIWCSTDHGNKRLDDAFKERSKDGGNILLFFSVNGSGHFCGMAQMMTSVDYNSTSSVWSQDKWRGKFKVKWIYVKDVPNKELRHITLENNENKPVTNSRDTQEVPHAKGIEVLQILHTFKHKTSIFDDFYHYEKKQEEEMSSKKPPGGYDGGPPTTIGRNFNMRQNDDRERDRDRERDRDRDGRALGSGGGVQKYFGESSSFRSERNNSYRGGYNTYNDHRRFDSHRSGDRGDFRDTDADRENNEQYNNSSRHMSKYDYNRGRGGDERALPKHNNRERDFPDEQHIKSESSRIRSGPRETQKDNEYPNSDRIRGTDY